The following DNA comes from Nitrospirota bacterium.
CCTTTTTTGAAGGTCAGGATGGGGTAATACATATTGACCTGACAGAGCCCTATTGTAATTTAATGAGGAGTGCGATTTTAGATGCTGCAAGGAATGCTAAAATAGAGGTTAAAGAATCGGCAACTTATATTTGTGTTGAGGGGCCACGGCTTGAAACAAAGGCTGAGATAAAATATTTTTCTCTTATAGGAGCGGATATAGTTGGAATGACAGCAATGCCGGAGGCAGTTCTGTCAAGGGAAGCAGAGATATGCTACGCAGGTATCAGTATTGTTACAAATTTTGCTGCTGGTATAAATGAAAAAAGATTGACTGCTACGGAGGTAGTGGACATGATGAAAAATAGGTCTCAACAGATTAAGGATATTTTAAAGGAATTGCTTAAAATTATACCTATTGAGAGAAATTGTTCATGCAGTGAAGCCCTTCGGGAAGCAAAGATATAAAGAAGATGGAAAATATTCTTATTATCGAAGATAAAGAATCAATGGCAGAGATGCTTAAACAGATACTTGAGTCTGAAGGGTATACAGTTATATTAGCGCGCGACGGCGAGAAGGGGATACAATGTTTGAAAGAAGGAACAATTGATCTTGTCCTGACTGACCTTAAACTACCTAAAATGGATGGTATAGATGTGCTTAAGGCTTCCAAGGAAGAAAATCAACTCAGGCCAGTAATTGTTATGACAGCTTTCGGTTCTATTGAGACGGCTGTTGCTGCCATGAAAAGCGGTGCTTTTGACTTTATCACAAAACCCTTTGACCCAGATTACCTTTTAATGTTGATTAAGAGGGCAATTGAGACTCAGAGACTTATTAGAGAAAATATTTTATTAAAGGAAGAGTTTGCATCAAAACTCGGTTTGCCAACAATAATCGGTAAAAGTCAGGAAATTGTTAACGTTGCACAGCTTGTCCAGAAGGTTGCACCAACAAAAACGACTGTGCTTTTACTTGGTGAAAGCGGTACTGGCAAGGAATTATTTGCAAGAGCGATACATTACCTTAGTAACAGAAAGCAGTACCCTTTTGTGCCAATTAACTGTGCTGCTATTCCAAGAGATTTGCTTGAATCAGAACTATTTGGTCATGAAAAAGGGGCATTTACAAGTGCAGATGCTAAAAAGCTTGGAAAGTTTGAACTTGCTGATAAGGGAACTATTTTCCTCGATGAAATTGGAGATATGGATCTGGCTATCCAGTCAAAGCTACTTAGAGCTATTGAAGCAGGAGAGATTGAGAGAATTGGAGCAGTCAAGCCAATAAAAGTAGATGTGAGGATTGTTGCGGCAAGCAATAAAGACCTTGAAAAATCTGTTGAAGAGAAGAAATTCAGAGAAGATCTTTTTTATCGGTTGAACGTATTTCCTATAAAAATCCCACCATTAAGAGAAAGGAAAGAAGACATACCTTTACTTGTAGAATACTTTATAAAAAAATATTGTATGGAGATAAAAACTCCGGTAAAAAATATCTCTAAGGATACTCTTAATATCCTTATGAATTCCAGATGGAAAGGCAATGTAAGAGAACTTGAAAATACGATTGAGAGGGCGGTTATTCTATGTGATGGAGAAATGATAACATCTGAACATTTTATTATCGATACAAGTACTATTTCAAAACATGATGATAAAACTTTATCTGAGGAAGGAACCTTAGAAGCTGTTGCAAAAGAGGCATTAAGAGTTGCAGAGACACAACGAATTATGCACGTTCTTAAAGAAACCAGAGGTAATAAAAGCAGGGCAGCAGAAATCCTTCGTGTAAGCTATAAGACCCTTCTTACTAAAATAAAAGAATACGGCATTGAGGCTTGACAGTAGGTTTCTCATAGAATTATCATAAAATATTCTTGATCAAACTAATCAAAAAATCTTTTCGGAGGAAAAATTGTGGCTGGACACTCCAAGTGGGCACAGATAAAACACAAGAAAGCTCACGTTGATGCAAAGAAAGGCAAAATCTTCAGCAGAATTGTAAAAGAAATATCTATTGCTGCCCGTTTGGGAGGTAGTGATATATCTGGTAATCCGAGGTTGAGAGTAGCTATAGAGAAGGCAAAAGAGGTGAACATGCCCAGTGATAATATAAAAAGGGCTATAATGAAGGGAACTGGAGAGCTTCCAGGTATGGCTTATGAAGAAGCTATATACGAGGGTTATGGACCTGGGGGTGTTGCCATTTTGCTGTATGTGCTCACTGATAATAAAAACAGAACAAGTCCAGAAATCAGACATATAATGACAAAATACGGTGGCAATTTAGGTGAAGTTGGGTGTGTTTCATGGATGTTTGAAAAGAAAGGATATATTCTTGTTGATAAAACAAAAGTTAATGAAGATTCTCTTATTACATCTGCTCTTGAAGCTGGAGCTGAAGATCTGAAAAACGACCCCAAAGAGGATAATTTCGAAATTATTACTACGCCAGAGAATTTTAATGAGGTTAAGAATCTATTAGAAGCATCTGGTATCCCTATTTCTCATGCAGAGGTTACTATGTTACCAAAAAATTATGTTACAATCGATAAAAAACAGGCAGAACAGATGATTAAACTTATAGATGCCCTCGAAGACCATGATGATGTGCAGAATGTTTATACCAACTTCGATGCCCCTGACGAAGTAATTGCAAAGGTTATAGATTGACAATGCGCATATCAATCCGTGCAACCTTCAAGCGAAGGTTTTTTGCAGGCCTCCTCATCTCGATACCTGCTATTATTACCCTTCTTATTATTATATGGTTTTTTAATTTTGTTGACGGGCTTCTTGAACCAATTTATTTTAAAATTCTGGGATATCATGTCCCTGGCTTAGGTTTTATTTCTGCAATAATTCTTATATTTATTGTGGGTGTTATATCAACAAATGTTATAGGTAAAAAGGTGATAGAATATACTGAAAAATTAATGCTCAAGATACCTGTATTTAAAAGCATTTATGTTGCGATTAAGCAACTTGTAGATGCCTTTTCTCCAGAGAGTAAAAGTGCCTCTTTCAAAAAATTTGTTATTGTAGAGTATCCACGACCCGGTGTTTTTGCTTTTGGTTTCCTCACGAAGGAGAGCACTGTTTTAAAAGGGAAAGACGGTTCTGAAATCTGTATGATGGCTGTTTACATTCCAACGAATCATCTGTATTTTGGCGAAATAGCACTTTTCAAAGAGAGTGATGTATTTTATACCAGTATATCTATAGATGACGGAGTAAAAATTATCCTTTCAGGGGGAATAACAGCCCCTGAAAGGATACCAGAGGTATCATAATGCATATTGTTGCTGTTGTTTTAGCTGCTGGACTCGGAAAAAGAATGAATACTTCAATTCCTAAAGTTCTCAATTTAATACATGGTAAACCTATGCTCCAGCATGTTCTCGATGTGCTCAAAGGACTCGGGCCTCAAAAAGTTCTGGTTATAGTAGGCAAGAATAGTGATAAAATAAGAAAACATATTACAGATACTGAAAAGATACTTTTTGTTCTTCAAAAAAAGGCAAGAGGCACAGCAGATGCCATGAAAAAAGCTCTCCCTTATCTTACAGAGTTCAGAAAAACAGTTCTTGTTGTAAACGGAGATACCCCCCTAATCACTAAAGAAACTATTCGGAATTTTCTCGTTCTTCACAAAAAGAAAAAGAATTCTCTTTCCGTTCTTTCGTTTTTATCCAGCGAACCTTTTTCATATGGAAGAATTTTAAGAGACTCAAGCGGAAATATCATCAGAATAATAGAAGAAAAAGATACGACATCGGAACAGAAAGAAATAAAAGAAGTAAACAGCGGTATATATGCAATTGAGCATAATGCTTTAGAACTTATTAACAAAATAAAAATAAATAAATCTAAAGGCGAATATTATCTAACTGATATTGTTTATCTTGCAAAAGAGAAAGGATTGAAGATTGATGCTTTTAGTATTGCTTCAGAGGATGAATTGACAGGTGTAAATACCCCGAATGAACTTGAAAGAGCAAGGAAAACTTTAAAAGAAAGAATCGTAAAGAAATTTAGAGATAGAGGGGTTAATTTTATTGATTCAGGGGCAGTATATATATCGACTGATGCTAATATTGGTAAAGGCACCACAATTTATCCTAATGTATATATTGAAGGAACTTCGAGGATCGGGAAAGAATGTATAATTTATCCTAATGTCAGGATTATCGATAGCATAATCCATGACTATGTAATTATAAAAGATTCAACACTTATCGAAAATTCAATTATTATGGAGAGAGCTTCTGTTGGACCTTTTTCTCATTTAAGGCCACAATCAGAAATCGGAATGGATGTTAGAATAGGCAATTTTGTTGAAGTAAAAAAGTCAAAGATAGGTTCTGGCACAAAGGCTTTGCATCTTACTTACCTTGGAGATTCCGTAATAGGAAAAAACGTGAATATCGGCGCTGGCACTATAACATGTAATTATGATGGCTACAAAAAGTATGTTACCAATATTGAAGATAAAGTCTTTATAGGAAGCGATTCTCAACTTATTGCACCTGTCAGGATTGGAAAAGGTGCATATGTTGGAGCAGGCACTACTGTAACAAAAGATGTTCCTCAGAAAGCTCTGGCAATCAGCAGGGTGGGACAGAAAAATATTGAAGGCTGGGCACTTAGAAGAAAGTCAAAAATTCAAAGTTCAAAGTTAAAGGTTAAAAAGAGTGAGAAAAGATAACATTGGATTTTTTTTACACGGCATCGGTTATCAGTCATTGGCCATTTATTTTTTACTAATGACTATTGACTATTGATATGTGCGGTATAATCGGATATATAGGGAAGAAGAATGCAGTATCTATAGTACTCGAGGGTCTTAAACGTCTTGAATACAGAGGATATGATTCAGCAGGTATCGCTTTTTTTTCTAATAAAGGAATCGAGGTTCGAAGGCGAACTGGAAAAATAAAAGAGTTAACTGCCCTTATCGAACGTGAAAATCCAACAAGTCATACAACTATAGGACATACGAGATGGGCTACCCATGGAAAGCCATCTGAGGAGAATGCACACCCACATAGATTTCAGGGTATAGTGTTAGTACATAACGGAATCATAGAAAATTATATTTCACTAAAAAAAGAATTAATTGGAAAAGGTCACAATTTCACATCAGAAACTGACACAGAGGTCTTCTGTCATCTTATTGCTGATTATGCAGGAACCCTTCCTTTTGAGGAAGCGGTTAGAGAGGCTCTTAAGAATATTACAGGAACATATGCGCTCGCTATTATAAAAGAAGATGAGCCTAATAAAATCATCGGAGTAAAAAAAGATAGTCCTCTTGTTGTTGGTTTAGGAGAAGGAGAATTTTTTTTAGCATCTGATGTGCCTGCTTTCTTGAATTACTCAAGAAACGTTATTTTCCTTGATGATGGAGAGATTGCAGTATTGACACCTAATGGAGTGAATATTACGACACTAAATGGTCAGCATATTAATAAACAGGTGCACTCTATCTCGTGGAGTGCCTCGATGGCAGAAAAAGGTGGCTACAAACACTTTATGCTTAAAGAAATACATGAGCAGCCAAGAGCTATCGCAGATACATTAAGGGGTAGATTTAATGTTGAGACCGGCGATATTTATCTTGAAGAATTTGGCCTGAATGAAGTGGACATAAAAAATATTAAGAAGATATTCATTGTAGCCTGTGGCACATCATATCACGCAGGAATGATCGGGAAGTACATGATAGAAGAAATGGTAAGAATCCCTGTTGAAGTTGATATTGCTTCTGAATTCCGTTATAGAAAACCGATAATTGAACCTGATAGCCTTGTGATTGTAATAACACAGTCAGGAGAGACAGCAGATACGATTGCAGCTCAACGTGAAGCAAAAAAACTTGGGGCGAAAACACTCACCATATGTAATGTTGTTGGTAGTACCTCATCAAGGGAGGCTGATGCAGTTTTTTATACACATTCCGGACCGGAGATAGGTGTAGCATCTACAAAAGCATTTACCTCGCAGATCGTAGGGCTTTATCTTTTTGCCATTGCTGCTGCGAAGATTAGAGGTAACATATCTAATCTCAGATCAAAAGAGTTATTGATTGAGCTTTTATCACTTCCTGGGAAAGTGGAAGAGGTTTTGAATAATGACGAAACTATTAAGATAATTGCAAAGGAAGTTTTCAAAGCGAAAGGATTTCTTTATCTCGGCAGAGGAATTAATTATCCAATAGCACTCGAAGGCGCATTAAAATTGAAAGAGATATCCTATATTCATGCAGAGGGTTATGCTGCTGGAGAAATGAAACATGGGCCTATAGCCTTAATCGATGAGGAACTTCCTGTTGTTGTTATTGCCCCGAAAGACAATCTATATGAAAAGATAATTGCAAATATTCAGGAAGTTAAGAGCAGGGGAGGAAGGATTATTTCAATCACAAATAGTGTTGATGACAATGCATGCGAGCTTTCGGATTATTGTCTTGTTACTCCATATATAAACAATTATCTTTCAACAGTATTAATGGCTATACCCATTCAACTTCTCGCATATCATATCGGAATCTTAAGGGGTTGCGATGTTGATCAGCCAAGAAACCTTGCTAAAAGTGTTACAGTTGAATAGGTTTACTTTAAAGTTTTTTAAAGTAAAAAATTTTATTTAAGGAAACAGTAGATTTCACAAAGAAAAATTTGTTAACATGAATATGTCAAAGGAGAGCTTAATGCATGATTTAAATCCCCAGCAGAAGGAAGCCCTCACTTATACGGATGGTCCTTTACTCGTATTTGCAGGCGCAGGAAGCGGAAAAACAAAAGTTATTACACATAAATTCTCATACCTTGTTAAATATAAAAGAATTCCTCAAGATTCTATTTTCGCTGTAACATTTACAAACAAAGCATCAGATGAGATGAAGGAACGGATAAGCTCAATTCTATGTAGAGATATCAATTGCTCATGGATAGGAACATTTCATTCGCAGTGTAGTAAGATTCTCAGGAGAGAGATAAAAGCTCTCAATTATGAAAACAATTTCTCAATTTATGATGAGGATGATCAATGTACCCTTGTGAGACATATTTTGAAGGAGTTCAGAATGTACGAAGCACTTTACAAGGGCATTGTATCCCGTATCAATTACTTAAAGTCTGCTCTTATAGGACCTGAGAAATTTCTTTCCTCAGGTGACGGATTTGGTTTTGACGAAAAACTGGCAAAAGTATATGTAAGATATCAGGATGAACTGAAAAGATGTAATGCTCTCGATTTTGACGACTTGATTATGTTTACAGTGAAACTCTTTGAGCAGTATCCCGGATTGCTCGAAAAATATCAGCAGAATTTCTCGTATATTCTTGTTGATGAATTCCAGGATATAAATTATGCACAATATTATCTACTCAAACTTCTTGCCTCTGCCCACGGTAAGATATGTGTTGTAGGAGATGATGATCAGAGTATTTATAAATTCCGTGGTGCCGATGTTAATAATATTATGCATTTTAGCAGAGATTTTCCTAATGTGAAGATTATAAAACTTGAGCAGAATTATCGATCTACCCAGAATATACTCAATGTTTCTAATGCTGTCATTTCAAAGAACAATACAAGAAAACATAAACGTCTCTGGACACAAAGGGGTAGTGGCGAAAAGGTTCATTACTGCTGGCTTGACACATATGAAAATGAGGCTAAGTATATAGCTCGTATGATTAAAGAATTCTATCTAAAAGGGACATACAGTTACAGAGATTTCGCTATATTTTATCGGGTTAATCTTCAGTCGAGGGTCATCGAGGAAGCCCTTTACAGAGAGGGACTTCCATATAAGATTGTAGGAGCTGTGAGTTTTTATCAGCGCAAAGAAGTTAAAGACCTTATTGCATATATGCGTCTTTCACTGAATTCTGGAGACAATGTAAGTTTTAGAAGAATTATCAACACACCACCACGAGGGATAGGAACTTCAACTCTGTCACGAATAGAACAAGAAGCAAAGAGAAAATCTTTATCACTCTTCAATACATCTAAGGCTATGTTGCGAGGTGATAATTTCCCTGCTTCAGTAAAGGAAAAGATCTCCGAATTCATTAGACTTATCGAGATGTTTGCTTCTGGAAAATTCAGAAATGCTTCGGATATGTTAAAGAGTATTTTTGAAAGATCAGGATATGCAGAAATAATCGATGACGAAAAGTTAAAAAACATTTCTGAACTGATAAAATCTGCTGATGGGATGGAAATAAAAGAATTTATTGATAAGGTATCACTGTTTACTAATCTGGATGAAACTTGTAATAATGATTATATTTCTCTTATGACCATCCATAATGCTAAAGGTCTTGAGTTTCCGGTTGTTTTTATAGCCGGACTCGAAGAAGGCTTACTGCCATATTTCAAGGCATTAAATAATGAAGATGAAATATCTGAAGAGCGGAGATTATTATATGTTGGTATGACACGTGCAAAAGATTTACTATGGCTTACAGGTGCCAGCAAACGTAAATTATATTCGAAAGTTCAGGATCAGGATCCTTCAAGATTTCTAAAAGACATACCGAGGGAATGTTGTAACTGGATCGAAAAAATAACAGGACGTCATACTATAAAACTTACATCAGTCAAGAAAAAAGTTACGCCTAAGGATACTTTTACACTTTACACAACTGGATGCAGGGTTAAACATCCTGCATGGGGAATTGGCGTTGTTCGTGATTGCTATGGTGATGGAGAAGACCTCAAAGTAATTATCAATTTCCCGAAAATAGGAATAAAGAGACTTGCAGTAAGATTTGCAAATCTTGAGAAAATTTAAAATTTGCTATGAGAATATCAAAGGAAGAGATTGAACATATTGCAATGCTTGCAAGGCTGAAGTTTACATCTGAGGAAAAAGAGTTATTAGTTTTACAATTGAGTAGTATTCTTGATTACATGGAAAAACTAAATGAGCTTGATACAAAAGATATCGAGCCAACTTCTCATGTATTGTCTCTTATCAATGTCATGCGTGATGATATAATGGTTAAATCAATTCCACAAGAAGAAGCACTGATGAATGCTCCATCACGTACGGATAAATTTTATCGCGTGCCGAAAATCATAGATTAACCAACCAGTGAAGCTTCTTCTTTTCTATGCTCATAAATGGTGGTTCAAGACAGCATATAAGAGTCTTCAACATGTTCAAGATGTTGAGATGGAAGATTCCATAGAAAATGCAGTTGTAGTTTTTTTTCATGCAGAAAAAGATGACGAAGAGAAAGAAAAAAGCGTTCTTGATAAATTTGTAAAGAATACAAAATGGCTTGCTGGAAAGTTTAAAACGAAGAATGTGGTCATACATTCATTCAATCATCTGTCTTCAAGTAAGGCATCACCAGAATTTTCTGAACAGCTTATAAAACGGGCTACTGATAGGCTTATGAATTCAGGGTATAAAGTTTTATGCACTCCTTTTGGATATTTTAACGAATTTATGATGCATGTCGGTGGTGAAAGTCTTGCAAAAGTTTTCAAAGAGTTCTGACAGGATTGAATTTATAGCTAAAAATTTGCATAATGAAATTAT
Coding sequences within:
- a CDS encoding UvrD-helicase domain-containing protein, coding for MHDLNPQQKEALTYTDGPLLVFAGAGSGKTKVITHKFSYLVKYKRIPQDSIFAVTFTNKASDEMKERISSILCRDINCSWIGTFHSQCSKILRREIKALNYENNFSIYDEDDQCTLVRHILKEFRMYEALYKGIVSRINYLKSALIGPEKFLSSGDGFGFDEKLAKVYVRYQDELKRCNALDFDDLIMFTVKLFEQYPGLLEKYQQNFSYILVDEFQDINYAQYYLLKLLASAHGKICVVGDDDQSIYKFRGADVNNIMHFSRDFPNVKIIKLEQNYRSTQNILNVSNAVISKNNTRKHKRLWTQRGSGEKVHYCWLDTYENEAKYIARMIKEFYLKGTYSYRDFAIFYRVNLQSRVIEEALYREGLPYKIVGAVSFYQRKEVKDLIAYMRLSLNSGDNVSFRRIINTPPRGIGTSTLSRIEQEAKRKSLSLFNTSKAMLRGDNFPASVKEKISEFIRLIEMFASGKFRNASDMLKSIFERSGYAEIIDDEKLKNISELIKSADGMEIKEFIDKVSLFTNLDETCNNDYISLMTIHNAKGLEFPVVFIAGLEEGLLPYFKALNNEDEISEERRLLYVGMTRAKDLLWLTGASKRKLYSKVQDQDPSRFLKDIPRECCNWIEKITGRHTIKLTSVKKKVTPKDTFTLYTTGCRVKHPAWGIGVVRDCYGDGEDLKVIINFPKIGIKRLAVRFANLEKI
- the gatC gene encoding Asp-tRNA(Asn)/Glu-tRNA(Gln) amidotransferase subunit GatC, which encodes MRISKEEIEHIAMLARLKFTSEEKELLVLQLSSILDYMEKLNELDTKDIEPTSHVLSLINVMRDDIMVKSIPQEEALMNAPSRTDKFYRVPKIID
- the mtnP gene encoding S-methyl-5'-thioadenosine phosphorylase — protein: MIGIIGGSGLYEIEGITINEVRELSTPYGTPSDKYIIGQFSGKDIVFLPRHGSLHCIPPHKINYRANIQGFKDIGVKRLISIGAAGGISPGMSPGTIVVPDQIIDMTKGRESTFFEGQDGVIHIDLTEPYCNLMRSAILDAARNAKIEVKESATYICVEGPRLETKAEIKYFSLIGADIVGMTAMPEAVLSREAEICYAGISIVTNFAAGINEKRLTATEVVDMMKNRSQQIKDILKELLKIIPIERNCSCSEALREAKI
- the glmU gene encoding bifunctional UDP-N-acetylglucosamine diphosphorylase/glucosamine-1-phosphate N-acetyltransferase GlmU yields the protein MHIVAVVLAAGLGKRMNTSIPKVLNLIHGKPMLQHVLDVLKGLGPQKVLVIVGKNSDKIRKHITDTEKILFVLQKKARGTADAMKKALPYLTEFRKTVLVVNGDTPLITKETIRNFLVLHKKKKNSLSVLSFLSSEPFSYGRILRDSSGNIIRIIEEKDTTSEQKEIKEVNSGIYAIEHNALELINKIKINKSKGEYYLTDIVYLAKEKGLKIDAFSIASEDELTGVNTPNELERARKTLKERIVKKFRDRGVNFIDSGAVYISTDANIGKGTTIYPNVYIEGTSRIGKECIIYPNVRIIDSIIHDYVIIKDSTLIENSIIMERASVGPFSHLRPQSEIGMDVRIGNFVEVKKSKIGSGTKALHLTYLGDSVIGKNVNIGAGTITCNYDGYKKYVTNIEDKVFIGSDSQLIAPVRIGKGAYVGAGTTVTKDVPQKALAISRVGQKNIEGWALRRKSKIQSSKLKVKKSEKR
- a CDS encoding YebC/PmpR family DNA-binding transcriptional regulator — encoded protein: MAGHSKWAQIKHKKAHVDAKKGKIFSRIVKEISIAARLGGSDISGNPRLRVAIEKAKEVNMPSDNIKRAIMKGTGELPGMAYEEAIYEGYGPGGVAILLYVLTDNKNRTSPEIRHIMTKYGGNLGEVGCVSWMFEKKGYILVDKTKVNEDSLITSALEAGAEDLKNDPKEDNFEIITTPENFNEVKNLLEASGIPISHAEVTMLPKNYVTIDKKQAEQMIKLIDALEDHDDVQNVYTNFDAPDEVIAKVID
- a CDS encoding sigma-54-dependent Fis family transcriptional regulator — encoded protein: MENILIIEDKESMAEMLKQILESEGYTVILARDGEKGIQCLKEGTIDLVLTDLKLPKMDGIDVLKASKEENQLRPVIVMTAFGSIETAVAAMKSGAFDFITKPFDPDYLLMLIKRAIETQRLIRENILLKEEFASKLGLPTIIGKSQEIVNVAQLVQKVAPTKTTVLLLGESGTGKELFARAIHYLSNRKQYPFVPINCAAIPRDLLESELFGHEKGAFTSADAKKLGKFELADKGTIFLDEIGDMDLAIQSKLLRAIEAGEIERIGAVKPIKVDVRIVAASNKDLEKSVEEKKFREDLFYRLNVFPIKIPPLRERKEDIPLLVEYFIKKYCMEIKTPVKNISKDTLNILMNSRWKGNVRELENTIERAVILCDGEMITSEHFIIDTSTISKHDDKTLSEEGTLEAVAKEALRVAETQRIMHVLKETRGNKSRAAEILRVSYKTLLTKIKEYGIEA
- a CDS encoding DUF502 domain-containing protein — protein: MRISIRATFKRRFFAGLLISIPAIITLLIIIWFFNFVDGLLEPIYFKILGYHVPGLGFISAIILIFIVGVISTNVIGKKVIEYTEKLMLKIPVFKSIYVAIKQLVDAFSPESKSASFKKFVIVEYPRPGVFAFGFLTKESTVLKGKDGSEICMMAVYIPTNHLYFGEIALFKESDVFYTSISIDDGVKIILSGGITAPERIPEVS
- the glmS gene encoding glutamine--fructose-6-phosphate transaminase (isomerizing), coding for MCGIIGYIGKKNAVSIVLEGLKRLEYRGYDSAGIAFFSNKGIEVRRRTGKIKELTALIERENPTSHTTIGHTRWATHGKPSEENAHPHRFQGIVLVHNGIIENYISLKKELIGKGHNFTSETDTEVFCHLIADYAGTLPFEEAVREALKNITGTYALAIIKEDEPNKIIGVKKDSPLVVGLGEGEFFLASDVPAFLNYSRNVIFLDDGEIAVLTPNGVNITTLNGQHINKQVHSISWSASMAEKGGYKHFMLKEIHEQPRAIADTLRGRFNVETGDIYLEEFGLNEVDIKNIKKIFIVACGTSYHAGMIGKYMIEEMVRIPVEVDIASEFRYRKPIIEPDSLVIVITQSGETADTIAAQREAKKLGAKTLTICNVVGSTSSREADAVFYTHSGPEIGVASTKAFTSQIVGLYLFAIAAAKIRGNISNLRSKELLIELLSLPGKVEEVLNNDETIKIIAKEVFKAKGFLYLGRGINYPIALEGALKLKEISYIHAEGYAAGEMKHGPIALIDEELPVVVIAPKDNLYEKIIANIQEVKSRGGRIISITNSVDDNACELSDYCLVTPYINNYLSTVLMAIPIQLLAYHIGILRGCDVDQPRNLAKSVTVE